In the Methylomonas rhizoryzae genome, one interval contains:
- a CDS encoding efflux RND transporter periplasmic adaptor subunit, with protein MNKPLWLTATLALTIGLTGGYWLAVHSERPQATPPMPAQGARSTEHGPAYADKHASNQPKVLFYRNPMNPAMTSPVPAKDNMGMDYLPVYAEDQVQTGEPAGALTIDAVTVQNIGVRTAIAKMTRLTHVVRAVGRVAYDEERIVRLHPKTEGWIETLRADKTGEWVRKNQDLLSIYSPQLVATQQEYLLALNNLKVLERSPIEEIRRGAQDLVNSARERLKLLDVPEHQLHELTDSRTIKKSLHIHTPADGIVINIGAREGQYVTRETELYMIADLSKVWVYAEIYEYELPWIKENDAVEMQLAGIPGRTFKGRLAFIYPYAEAKTRTIKVRLVFDNAHLLLKPDMFADVTILASKQMESLAIPAEAVVRSGAGTQVFVVRAPGKFEPREVTLGLASNGDVAILEGLKAGEQVVTSAQFLIDSESKLREATAKMLEPSAPPTPDVNSLPMESGAHDHD; from the coding sequence ATGAATAAGCCGCTATGGTTAACGGCTACGCTGGCGCTGACGATAGGATTGACCGGCGGCTATTGGCTGGCCGTACACTCGGAACGACCACAGGCGACGCCGCCAATGCCGGCCCAAGGTGCTAGGAGCACGGAGCACGGACCGGCCTATGCCGACAAGCACGCGAGTAACCAACCGAAAGTGCTGTTTTATCGCAATCCCATGAATCCGGCGATGACCTCCCCGGTTCCAGCCAAGGACAACATGGGTATGGATTATCTGCCGGTTTATGCCGAAGACCAAGTGCAAACCGGCGAGCCGGCAGGAGCCCTAACCATCGATGCGGTGACCGTGCAAAACATAGGCGTGAGGACCGCAATTGCCAAAATGACCCGGCTCACCCATGTAGTGCGCGCCGTGGGCCGGGTCGCTTACGACGAAGAGCGGATTGTACGGCTGCATCCTAAAACCGAAGGCTGGATAGAAACGTTACGCGCCGATAAAACCGGCGAATGGGTCAGGAAGAATCAGGATTTATTGAGCATTTATTCGCCGCAACTGGTAGCCACTCAACAGGAATACCTACTGGCATTAAACAACCTGAAAGTGCTGGAACGCAGCCCGATCGAAGAAATCCGCCGCGGTGCTCAAGATTTGGTCAATAGTGCCCGAGAACGTTTGAAATTGCTGGACGTGCCCGAACATCAACTGCACGAGTTGACCGACAGCCGTACCATTAAAAAGAGCCTGCACATTCATACCCCGGCAGACGGTATCGTCATCAACATCGGCGCCCGCGAAGGCCAATACGTAACCCGTGAAACCGAGCTGTACATGATCGCCGACTTGTCCAAGGTTTGGGTCTATGCGGAAATCTACGAATACGAACTGCCCTGGATCAAGGAAAACGATGCGGTAGAAATGCAGCTGGCCGGTATCCCGGGCCGCACCTTCAAAGGCCGTTTGGCGTTTATTTACCCGTACGCGGAAGCCAAAACTCGAACCATCAAGGTGCGGCTGGTATTCGATAACGCCCATTTGCTATTGAAACCGGACATGTTTGCCGACGTGACCATCCTGGCAAGCAAGCAGATGGAGAGTCTGGCGATTCCCGCCGAAGCCGTAGTCCGCTCCGGGGCGGGTACTCAAGTGTTTGTAGTCCGCGCACCCGGCAAGTTCGAACCGCGGGAGGTCACGCTGGGCCTGGCATCCAATGGCGATGTTGCCATACTTGAAGGTCTGAAGGCTGGCGAACAAGTCGTGACCTCCGCTCAGTTTCTGATCGACTCCGAATCGAAATTGCGCGAAGCCACTGCCAAAATGCTGGAGCCGTCCGCGCCACCAACACCCGACGTCAATAGTTTGCCCATGGAATCGGGAGCGCATGACCATGACTGA
- a CDS encoding TolC family protein codes for MTLFYSLKPAWYAAALMCVCSIAAAGEQTLLTLEAATRKVVQDNPNLAQIKARAEAMAAIPSQEASLPDPQISFNAMSLPTDSFSTRTEDMTQIGFGLSQGIPFPGKLALREQAALHEAEAATLNADELRLRLLSDVQTLWWQIFYLDRTLDIVDNNHKLLQQFVDIARSKYEVGEGLQQDVLLAQLELSKLLEQQINLSAIRRGTAAKLNALMDQPANSALQIPRAIPLELPELKPEDLLYQQAHVARPMLASERKGLDAAQSKLELARKEVLPDFNVEASYGARNNMLDGSRRSDLLSLGVSMNVPIFAAGKQAKAVDQRTSEWLQQRYALQDRWNGIRAEISQAYSEYLRAKQQFVLFDTGIIPLARQTVASMLAGYQVNNVDFLNLVRSQITLFEYETQYWKTFTEAHQALAQLCATVGEDDIYE; via the coding sequence ATGACATTGTTTTATAGTCTGAAGCCTGCCTGGTATGCGGCAGCTTTGATGTGCGTCTGCAGCATTGCCGCTGCCGGCGAGCAAACGCTGTTGACCCTGGAAGCAGCCACTCGAAAGGTGGTGCAGGACAATCCCAACCTGGCGCAAATCAAGGCTCGCGCCGAGGCGATGGCAGCCATACCATCGCAGGAAGCCAGCCTGCCGGACCCGCAAATCAGCTTCAATGCAATGAGTCTGCCGACCGACAGCTTCAGCACCCGGACCGAAGACATGACGCAAATTGGTTTCGGACTGTCCCAAGGCATCCCGTTTCCCGGCAAACTGGCGTTACGCGAGCAAGCTGCGCTGCACGAAGCCGAGGCTGCCACACTGAATGCCGATGAATTGCGCTTACGTTTGTTAAGCGACGTGCAAACCCTGTGGTGGCAGATTTTTTATCTGGATCGGACGCTGGACATCGTCGACAACAACCACAAGCTGTTACAGCAATTCGTCGACATTGCCCGCAGCAAATACGAAGTCGGCGAGGGTTTGCAGCAGGACGTGTTGCTGGCTCAATTGGAATTATCCAAACTACTGGAACAACAAATCAATTTGTCCGCCATACGGCGCGGCACCGCGGCCAAACTCAACGCCCTGATGGACCAACCCGCCAACAGTGCGCTGCAAATTCCGCGCGCGATTCCGCTCGAACTGCCGGAGCTCAAGCCCGAAGACCTACTCTATCAACAAGCACACGTCGCACGACCGATGCTGGCCAGCGAACGTAAAGGCCTAGACGCCGCGCAATCCAAACTGGAGTTGGCCCGGAAAGAGGTTCTGCCCGATTTCAATGTCGAAGCCAGCTACGGCGCCCGCAACAACATGCTCGACGGCAGCCGGCGTTCGGACTTGTTGAGCTTGGGCGTCAGCATGAATGTGCCGATTTTCGCCGCCGGCAAACAAGCCAAAGCCGTGGATCAGCGGACCAGCGAATGGCTACAGCAACGCTACGCCCTGCAAGACCGCTGGAACGGGATTCGCGCTGAAATCAGCCAAGCATATAGCGAGTACCTGCGTGCCAAACAACAATTCGTCTTGTTCGATACCGGCATCATACCGCTGGCCCGGCAGACGGTCGCATCCATGCTGGCCGGCTATCAGGTCAATAACGTCGATTTCCTGAATCTGGTGCGCAGCCAAATCACCTTGTTCGAATACGAAACCCAATACTGGAAAACGTTTACGGAAGCTCATCAAGCGCTGGCGCAACTGTGCGCGACTGTGGGCGAGGACGACATCTATGAATAA
- a CDS encoding ABC transporter permease: MKNSVAFRTILYKEICRFTRIWPQTLLPPAITTALYFLIFGKLIGDRIGTVLGVSYMDYIVPGVILMSVISHSYSNVVSSFYSSKFQHHVEELLVAPVSNGVILTGYVCGGIARGVMVGAVVAGISVLFTHVGVLHWGITIAVLILTATLFALAGFINAVFADSFDDISIIPNFVLTPLSYLGGVFYSLAMLPPIWQTIAQGNPILYMINAFRYGLIGVSDVDIGLAFQITGGFIGFLTLLSLFLLQKGIGIKN, from the coding sequence ATGAAGAATTCCGTCGCTTTCAGGACTATTTTGTACAAGGAAATCTGCCGTTTCACCCGCATCTGGCCGCAAACCTTGTTGCCGCCGGCGATTACGACCGCACTCTACTTCCTGATTTTCGGCAAATTGATCGGCGATCGTATCGGCACGGTGCTCGGCGTGAGTTATATGGATTACATCGTACCCGGCGTGATCTTGATGTCGGTGATCAGCCATTCCTATTCCAACGTGGTCTCTTCGTTTTATTCCAGCAAATTTCAACACCACGTCGAAGAACTGCTGGTCGCCCCCGTATCCAACGGGGTGATTTTGACCGGTTACGTCTGCGGCGGCATTGCCCGCGGGGTGATGGTAGGCGCGGTAGTGGCCGGCATTTCGGTGTTGTTTACCCACGTCGGCGTCTTGCACTGGGGCATTACCATTGCCGTATTGATTTTGACGGCCACACTGTTCGCGTTGGCCGGCTTCATCAACGCCGTGTTCGCCGACAGTTTCGACGACATTTCCATCATTCCCAACTTCGTATTGACGCCGCTAAGCTACCTGGGCGGGGTATTTTATTCCCTGGCCATGCTACCGCCGATTTGGCAAACCATCGCCCAAGGCAATCCGATTTTGTACATGATCAACGCTTTTCGTTACGGCTTGATCGGCGTCAGCGACGTGGACATAGGCCTGGCCTTTCAAATCACCGGCGGCTTTATCGGCTTTTTGACCTTACTCAGCTTGTTTTTGCTGCAAAAAGGCATAGGCATTAAAAACTGA
- a CDS encoding ABC transporter ATP-binding protein, translating to MKALSIRNLKKTYKNGFQALRGVDLEVESGDFFALLGPNGAGKSTLIGIISSMVTKTSGEVNIYGHDLDKANALAKSCIGLVPQEVNFNQFETVKNVVLIQAGYYGIPRKQALPKVESCLKQMDLWDKRDTISRRLSGGMKRRLMIARAMVHSPKLLILDEPTAGVDIEIRRAMWQMMQDVNKDGTTIILTTHYLEEAESLCRNIAIIDDGQIVEQSAMSALLGRMHTDHFVFDIAGELQAAPQIDGYRIELTDPHTLEVAVPKHLGLNRLFQQLSAADIDVLSLKNKSNRLEQLFIDLVQ from the coding sequence ATGAAGGCTTTATCCATCCGGAATCTTAAAAAGACTTACAAAAACGGCTTCCAAGCCTTGCGCGGCGTGGACCTGGAGGTAGAAAGCGGCGATTTTTTCGCCTTATTAGGCCCGAACGGTGCCGGTAAATCCACCTTGATAGGCATCATCAGCTCGATGGTCACCAAGACCAGCGGCGAGGTCAACATCTACGGCCACGATTTGGACAAGGCCAACGCGCTGGCTAAAAGCTGTATTGGCTTGGTGCCGCAAGAAGTCAACTTCAATCAATTCGAAACCGTCAAAAACGTGGTGTTGATCCAGGCCGGCTATTACGGCATACCCCGTAAACAGGCCTTGCCCAAAGTGGAAAGCTGTTTGAAACAAATGGATTTGTGGGACAAGCGCGACACCATCTCCCGCCGCTTGTCCGGCGGCATGAAACGCCGTCTGATGATAGCCCGCGCCATGGTGCATTCGCCCAAGTTGTTGATTTTGGACGAACCTACCGCCGGCGTGGATATCGAGATCCGCCGCGCCATGTGGCAAATGATGCAAGACGTTAACAAGGACGGCACCACCATCATTCTGACCACCCATTATCTGGAAGAAGCCGAAAGTCTGTGCCGCAACATCGCCATCATCGACGACGGCCAAATCGTCGAGCAATCCGCGATGAGCGCCCTGCTCGGCCGCATGCACACCGACCACTTCGTATTCGATATCGCCGGCGAATTGCAGGCCGCCCCGCAAATCGACGGCTACCGCATCGAATTGACCGACCCGCATACCCTGGAGGTAGCCGTGCCGAAACACTTGGGTTTGAACCGCTTGTTTCAACAACTGTCGGCAGCGGACATCGACGTCTTGAGTCTGAAAAACAAATCCAACCGTCTGGAACAATTATTTATCGATCTGGTGCAATGA